Proteins encoded within one genomic window of Gambusia affinis linkage group LG23, SWU_Gaff_1.0, whole genome shotgun sequence:
- the LOC122826059 gene encoding G-protein coupled receptor 22-like encodes MHTAAVLISVATMSNMTVHDTPNLHDLDRTSSEASHPISFQVSLTSFLVLEVVLGLSSNLTVLVLYCMKQNLISSVSNIITMNLHVVDVLVCVGCIPLTTVVILLPLETDTALISCFHEACVSFASVATAANVLAITVDRYDISVRPANRVLTMGRAVALLGSIWALSFFSFLVPFMEVGFFIRSGTDLANQTAIVKVSQMNEYYSELGLYYHLLAQIPIFFFTAVVMLVTYYKILQALNIRIGTRFQHNLPKKKQKRKNNISLSTATQAESTEASQSSTAGKGSGNAPLGMRTSVSVIIALRRAVKRHRERRERQKRVFKMSLLIISTFLLCWTPITVLNTIILSNGPSDLTVRLRLGFLVMAYGTTIFHPLLYAFTRQKFQKVLKSKMKKRVVSVVEAEPTPNNVVIHNSWIDPRRNKKVTFKETEARQKCLCSEEAE; translated from the exons ATGCACACAGCTGCAGTCCTGATCTCTGTCGCTACAATGAGCAACATGACTGTTCACGACACTCCTAACCTCCATGACCTTGACCGAACTTCATCTGAAGCCAGTCATCCGATCAGCTTCCAG GTTTCCTTGACAAGCTTTCTGGTTTTGGAGGTCGTGTTGGGCCTAAGCTCCAATCTCACGGTGCTGGTCCTCTactgcatgaaacagaacctcaTCAGCTCCGTTTCCAATATCATCACCATGAACCTGCATGTGGTGGATGTGTTG GTGTGTGTAGGCTGCATTCCACTGACAACTGTGGTCATCCTACTTCCTTTGGAAACAGACACGGCCTTGATCAGCTGCTTCCATGAGGCCTGTGTGTCTTTTGCAAGTGTGGCTACTGCTGCAAATGTCCTGGCCATCACTGTGGACCGTTATGATATCTCAGTTCGACCAGCAAACCGTGTGCTAACAATGGGTCGAGCTGTGGCTCTGCTGGGATCCATCTGGGCTttatcttttttcagttttttggttCCGTTCATGGAAGTGGGTTTCTTCATCAGATCTGGTACAGATCTTGCAAACCAGACTGCAATAGTGAAAGTCTCTCAGATGAATGAATATTACTCAGAGCTAGGTTTATACTACCACCTGCTAGCACAGATACCCATATTCTTTTTCACAGCTGTGGTAATGCTGGTAACTTATTACAAGATCCTTCAGGCACTTAACATTCGCATTGGAACACGCTTTCAACACAATTTACccaagaaaaagcaaaagagaaaaaacaacatatcttTGAGCACTGCCACACAAGCAGAGTCTACAGAAGCTTCACAGAGCAGCACCGCAGGCAAGGGCAGTGGAAATGCACCTTTAGGCATGCGGACATCCGTATCTGTCATAATTGCACTAAGAAGAGCGGTGAAGCGCCATcgagagagaagagaaagacagaaacgAGTTTTTAAGATGTCTCTTCTGATCATCTCTACATTCCTTCTGTGCTGGACCCCAATAACTGTCCTTAACACAATCATCCTCAGTAATGGTCCCAGTGATCTGACTGTACGCCTTCGGCTTGGTTTTCTGGTAATGGCATACGGAACCACCATCTTTCATCCTCTCCTATATGCCTTCACTCGGCAAAAGTTCCAGAAAGTTCTCAAAAGTAAGATGAAAAAGAGGGTGGTGTCTGTAGTGGAAGCGGAACCAACACCAAACAATGTGGTCATCCATAACTCCTGGATTGACCCCAGGAGAAACAAAAAGGTCACTTTCAAGGAGACTGAGGCCAGACAAAAGTGTCTTTGCTCAGAGGAAGCAGAGTGA